In Zea mays cultivar B73 chromosome 7, Zm-B73-REFERENCE-NAM-5.0, whole genome shotgun sequence, the following proteins share a genomic window:
- the LOC100381889 gene encoding Aminopeptidase P2 — MAIEAARLSPSIAAAAFLASRPPLALRPFSLRRRFPLLRVLANSSGGDGRVVALSSSELRKRRGLSSSSGAADSASDGDEKLRSLRRLFARPDVAIDAYIVPSQDAHQSEFIAECFTRRAYLTGFTGSAGTAVVTKNKAALWTDGRYFLQAEKELSHHWTLMRSGNHGVPTTSEWLNDVLPSGCRVGIDPFLFSFDAAEELKDSIANKNHELVLVQGMNLVDEIWGDARPNPPKEPTRVHDIKYAGIDVPSKLSFIRSQLAENGCDAVVISMLDEVAWLLNMRGSDVPHSPVFYSYLIVEVSTATLFVDNSKVSKDVLEHLEQAGVKLKPYEAIISEVERLAEKGAKLWLDSSSVNAAIITAFKSSCDMKKKGKAGEEVGEKEASSNDRITGDPSVHNGVISAVYNVSPVALAKSVKNDAEIEGMKNSHLRDAAALAEFWCWLEEEICKSVPLTEVQIAEKLLEFRQKQDGFIETSFDTISGYGANGAIIHYRPTPESCSSVGSDNLFLLDSGAQYIDGTTDITRTVHFGEASPRQKECFTRVLQGHIALDQAVFPERTPGFVLDVLARSSLWKIGLDYRHGTGHGVGAALNVHEGPQSISYRYGNLTALQKGMIVSNEPGYYEDNSFGIRIENLLLVKELNLANSFGGISYLGFEKLTFVPIQSKLIESSLMSPSEINWVNDYHEEVWEKVSPLLSGHSRDWLWKNTRPLLDV; from the exons ATGGCGATCGAAGCTGCGCGCCTCTCACCGTccatcgccgccgccgccttcCTCGCCAGCCGCCCCCCTCTTGCCCTCCGCCCGTTCTCCCTTCGTCGCAGGTTTCCCCTCCTCCGCGTCCTCGCCAACTCATCGGGAGGGGACGGACGCGTCGTCGCTCTGTCCTCGTCTGAGCTCCGAAAGCGCCGAGGCCTGTCTTCCTCCTCTGGGGCTGCGGACTCCGCATCTGACGGGGATGAGAAGCTACGCTCGCTTCGTCGACTCTTCGCGCGGCCCGACGTTGCTATTGACGCCTACATCGTCCCTTCACAGGACGCCCACCAG AGCGAATTCATTGCAGAATGCTTCACGAGGCGTGCCTATCTGACTGGGTTCACTGGCAGTGCTGGTACAGCTGTGGTCACAAAAAATAAGGCTGCTCTCTGGACTGATGGCCGTTATTTTCTTCAG GCAGAGAAGGAATTGAGCCACCACTGGACACTCATGCGCAGTGGGAATCATGGTGTTCCAACTACTAGTGAGTGGTTGAATGATGTTTTACCATCTGGTTGCCGAGTTGGTATTGATCCG TTTCTTTTCTCATTTGATGCTGCTGAAGAACTGAAGGATTCAATCGCCAATAAGAATCATGAGTTAGTTTTGGTTCAGGGCATGAACCTAGTTGATGAGATATGGGGAGATGCaaggccaaatcccccaaaagaaccAACTAGGGTGCATGACATCAAATATGCTGGTATTGATGTGCCATCAAAGTTGTCCTTCATTAGGTCACAACTTGCTGAAAATGGGTGTGATGCTGTGGTAATTTCAATGCTCGATGAAGTTGCTTGGTTGTTGAACATG AGAGGAAGTGATGTCCCACATTCACCAGTATTTTATAGCTACCTCATTGTGGAGGTTAGCACTGCTACACTATTTGTAGACAACAGCAAAGTTTCTAAAGATGTTCTGGAGCACCTTGAGCAAGCTGGTGTGAAACTTAAGCCATATGAAGCAATTATTTCTGAAGTAGAAAG ACTGGCAGAGAAAGGTGCAAAGCTCTGGTTGGATTCTTCAAGCGTGAATGCAGCCATAATTACTGCATTTAAATCAAGTTGTGAcatgaaaaagaaaggaaaagcaGGTGAAGAAGTTGGAGAAAAAGAAGCATCTTCAAACGACCGGATAACTGGAGATCCTAGTGTCCACAATGGAGTCATAAGTGCTGTATACAATGTTTCACCGGTTGCACTTGCCAAGTCAGTTAAAAATGATGCAGAAATTGAGGGAATGAAGAATTCACACTTAAG AGATGCTGCTGCTTTAGCAGAATTCTGGTGCTGGCTGGAGGAGGAAATCTGTAAAAGTGTGCCCCTTACAGAGGTGCAAATTGCTGAAAAGCTTCTTGAGTTTCGTCAAAAGCAAGATGGATTTATCGAGACAAGCTTCGACACTATAAGTG GTTATGGTGCAAATGGTGCTATAATACACTACAGACCAACCCCAGAGAGCTGCAGCTCTGTAGGAAGTGACAATCTGTTTTTGTTAGATAGTGGTGCTCAATACATTGATGGAACTACTGACATAACCAGAACAGTGCATTTTGGTGAGGCTTCCCCAAGGCAAAAGGAATGCTTCACCAGAGTTTTGCAG GGCCATATAGCTCTCGATCAAGCAGTGTTCCCTGAGAGAACTCCAGGctttgtgctagatgttctggcacGGTCATCTCTGTGGAAGATTGGACTGGATTATAGACATG GCACAGGCCATGGAGTTGGAGCTGCGCTAAATGTCCACGAGGGACCTCAGAGCATTAGCTATCGATATGGGAATTTGACAGCCTTACAGAAGGGCATGATTGTCAGCAACGAGCCTGGTTATTATGAGGACAACTCATTTGGCATTCGTATCGAG AATTTACTTCTGGTAAAGGAGCTTAATCTGGCAAATTCGTTCGGTGGAATTTCATACCTTGGTTTTGAGAAACTAACCTTTGTTCCAATTCAG AGCAAGCTTATTGAGTCATCCTTGATGTCACCTTCGGAGATCAATTGGGTCAATGATTACCACGAAGAAGTCTGGGAAAAG GTTTCCCCTTTGTTGAGTGGCCATTCTCGCGACTGGTTATGGAAGAACACTCGACCTCTTTTAGATGTGTAA
- the LOC100381889 gene encoding aminopeptidase P2 isoform X1, producing the protein MGRFCLISLPPSPTTSSFPTYSLGCSLMAIEAARLSPSIAAAAFLASRPPLALRPFSLRRRFPLLRVLANSSGGDGRVVALSSSELRKRRGLSSSSGAADSASDGDEKLRSLRRLFARPDVAIDAYIVPSQDAHQSEFIAECFTRRAYLTGFTGSAGTAVVTKNKAALWTDGRYFLQAEKELSHHWTLMRSGNHGVPTTSEWLNDVLPSGCRVGIDPFLFSFDAAEELKDSIANKNHELVLVQGMNLVDEIWGDARPNPPKEPTRVHDIKYAGIDVPSKLSFIRSQLAENGCDAVVISMLDEVAWLLNMRGSDVPHSPVFYSYLIVEVSTATLFVDNSKVSKDVLEHLEQAGVKLKPYEAIISEVERKKILRQFNRENIIFAMLLLIKTLIALSRLAEKGAKLWLDSSSVNAAIITAFKSSCDMKKKGKAGEEVGEKEASSNDRITGDPSVHNGVISAVYNVSPVALAKSVKNDAEIEGMKNSHLRDAAALAEFWCWLEEEICKSVPLTEVQIAEKLLEFRQKQDGFIETSFDTISGYGANGAIIHYRPTPESCSSVGSDNLFLLDSGAQYIDGTTDITRTVHFGEASPRQKECFTRVLQGHIALDQAVFPERTPGFVLDVLARSSLWKIGLDYRHGTGHGVGAALNVHEGPQSISYRYGNLTALQKGMIVSNEPGYYEDNSFGIRIENLLLVKELNLANSFGGISYLGFEKLTFVPIQSKLIESSLMSPSEINWVNDYHEEVWEKVSPLLSGHSRDWLWKNTRPLLDV; encoded by the exons ATGGGCCGGTTCTGCCTTATCTCCCTCCCTCCTAGTCCTACCACTTCCTCATTCCCCACGTACTCTCTCGGCTGCTCGCTTATGGCGATCGAAGCTGCGCGCCTCTCACCGTccatcgccgccgccgccttcCTCGCCAGCCGCCCCCCTCTTGCCCTCCGCCCGTTCTCCCTTCGTCGCAGGTTTCCCCTCCTCCGCGTCCTCGCCAACTCATCGGGAGGGGACGGACGCGTCGTCGCTCTGTCCTCGTCTGAGCTCCGAAAGCGCCGAGGCCTGTCTTCCTCCTCTGGGGCTGCGGACTCCGCATCTGACGGGGATGAGAAGCTACGCTCGCTTCGTCGACTCTTCGCGCGGCCCGACGTTGCTATTGACGCCTACATCGTCCCTTCACAGGACGCCCACCAG AGCGAATTCATTGCAGAATGCTTCACGAGGCGTGCCTATCTGACTGGGTTCACTGGCAGTGCTGGTACAGCTGTGGTCACAAAAAATAAGGCTGCTCTCTGGACTGATGGCCGTTATTTTCTTCAG GCAGAGAAGGAATTGAGCCACCACTGGACACTCATGCGCAGTGGGAATCATGGTGTTCCAACTACTAGTGAGTGGTTGAATGATGTTTTACCATCTGGTTGCCGAGTTGGTATTGATCCG TTTCTTTTCTCATTTGATGCTGCTGAAGAACTGAAGGATTCAATCGCCAATAAGAATCATGAGTTAGTTTTGGTTCAGGGCATGAACCTAGTTGATGAGATATGGGGAGATGCaaggccaaatcccccaaaagaaccAACTAGGGTGCATGACATCAAATATGCTGGTATTGATGTGCCATCAAAGTTGTCCTTCATTAGGTCACAACTTGCTGAAAATGGGTGTGATGCTGTGGTAATTTCAATGCTCGATGAAGTTGCTTGGTTGTTGAACATG AGAGGAAGTGATGTCCCACATTCACCAGTATTTTATAGCTACCTCATTGTGGAGGTTAGCACTGCTACACTATTTGTAGACAACAGCAAAGTTTCTAAAGATGTTCTGGAGCACCTTGAGCAAGCTGGTGTGAAACTTAAGCCATATGAAGCAATTATTTCTGAAGTAGAAAG AAAAAAGATCTTGCGACAATTCAATAGGGAAAATATAATTTTTGCAATGTTGCTGTTGATCAAAACATTGATCGCTTTGTCAAGACTGGCAGAGAAAGGTGCAAAGCTCTGGTTGGATTCTTCAAGCGTGAATGCAGCCATAATTACTGCATTTAAATCAAGTTGTGAcatgaaaaagaaaggaaaagcaGGTGAAGAAGTTGGAGAAAAAGAAGCATCTTCAAACGACCGGATAACTGGAGATCCTAGTGTCCACAATGGAGTCATAAGTGCTGTATACAATGTTTCACCGGTTGCACTTGCCAAGTCAGTTAAAAATGATGCAGAAATTGAGGGAATGAAGAATTCACACTTAAG AGATGCTGCTGCTTTAGCAGAATTCTGGTGCTGGCTGGAGGAGGAAATCTGTAAAAGTGTGCCCCTTACAGAGGTGCAAATTGCTGAAAAGCTTCTTGAGTTTCGTCAAAAGCAAGATGGATTTATCGAGACAAGCTTCGACACTATAAGTG GTTATGGTGCAAATGGTGCTATAATACACTACAGACCAACCCCAGAGAGCTGCAGCTCTGTAGGAAGTGACAATCTGTTTTTGTTAGATAGTGGTGCTCAATACATTGATGGAACTACTGACATAACCAGAACAGTGCATTTTGGTGAGGCTTCCCCAAGGCAAAAGGAATGCTTCACCAGAGTTTTGCAG GGCCATATAGCTCTCGATCAAGCAGTGTTCCCTGAGAGAACTCCAGGctttgtgctagatgttctggcacGGTCATCTCTGTGGAAGATTGGACTGGATTATAGACATG GCACAGGCCATGGAGTTGGAGCTGCGCTAAATGTCCACGAGGGACCTCAGAGCATTAGCTATCGATATGGGAATTTGACAGCCTTACAGAAGGGCATGATTGTCAGCAACGAGCCTGGTTATTATGAGGACAACTCATTTGGCATTCGTATCGAG AATTTACTTCTGGTAAAGGAGCTTAATCTGGCAAATTCGTTCGGTGGAATTTCATACCTTGGTTTTGAGAAACTAACCTTTGTTCCAATTCAG AGCAAGCTTATTGAGTCATCCTTGATGTCACCTTCGGAGATCAATTGGGTCAATGATTACCACGAAGAAGTCTGGGAAAAG GTTTCCCCTTTGTTGAGTGGCCATTCTCGCGACTGGTTATGGAAGAACACTCGACCTCTTTTAGATGTGTAA